The following coding sequences lie in one Clostridium sp. M62/1 genomic window:
- a CDS encoding MobC family plasmid mobilization relaxosome protein yields the protein MNKTRPKQLSFRVSEEEYQQLQEKISESGKNQQEYILSCVLEKQIVNTDGIKELIPELKRIGNNLNQIAKRCNEGGMLPSEAEVRKHGEELNKVWQSLRRYLQRRA from the coding sequence ATGAACAAGACAAGACCAAAGCAGCTATCATTCCGGGTAAGTGAAGAAGAATACCAGCAGCTACAGGAGAAGATTTCAGAGAGTGGAAAGAACCAGCAGGAATATATCCTTTCCTGTGTGCTGGAGAAGCAAATCGTGAATACGGACGGTATCAAGGAACTTATCCCGGAACTGAAACGGATAGGGAACAACCTCAACCAGATAGCAAAGCGGTGTAATGAGGGGGGAATGTTGCCGAGTGAAGCGGAAGTGCGGAAGCATGGAGAGGAGCTGAACAAAGTATGGCAGTCATTAAGGCGGTATCTTCAAAGGCGGGCATAG